One region of Armigeres subalbatus isolate Guangzhou_Male chromosome 3, GZ_Asu_2, whole genome shotgun sequence genomic DNA includes:
- the LOC134227937 gene encoding uncharacterized protein LOC134227937, with the protein MAGSGNKRDPEDDEEISGEEDAESSEDELPVKEKPMAKFTLMHEFIKETDNFLARFDDLVENRNQQKTLYLARTNPLRESLVALLLRFIQNELPRDDYLYKHIKCCDEEPLNNEEFAEHYEEAHKKDDEGKSSPELDAISAYHDVCKFYIAEGKIVNVDLLFKLRRLLRKSNTVMGGVILDTSEAIAAQMKK; encoded by the exons ATGGCAGGATCCGGCAACAAGCGTGACCCTGAAGACGATGAAGAAATCTCCGGGGAAGAAGATGCAGAATCCTCCGAAGACGAGTTACCAGTGAAAGAAAAACCCATGGCTAAATTTACATTG ATGCACGAGTTCATCAAGGAGACTGACAACTTCCTGGCCCGATTTGACGATTTGGTGGAAAATAGAAATCAGCAAAAAACTCTATATTTAGCACGTACGAACCCCTTGCGGGAGTCGCTTGTGGCGTTGCTTCTGCGGTTTATCCAAAATGAACTTCCACGTGACGATTACCTTTATAAGCACATTAAGTGCTGTGAT gAAGAACCTCTAAACAACGAGGAATTTGCAGAACACTACGAGGAAGCTCACAAAAAAGATGACGAAGGGAAATCGTCACCGGAA CTGGACGCCATTTCGGCATACCATGATGTCTGCAAATTCTATATCGCCGAGGGAAAGATTGTAAACGTTGATTTGCTATTCAAATTAAGACGGCTACTGCGGAAGTCAAACACGGTGATGGGTGGAGTGATCCTCGATACGAGCGAAGCTATTGCCGCACAAATgaagaaataa